One Chroicocephalus ridibundus chromosome 10, bChrRid1.1, whole genome shotgun sequence DNA window includes the following coding sequences:
- the LOC134521671 gene encoding T-cell surface glycoprotein CD1b-3-like isoform X2, with protein sequence MQPPHLVLFLFLTLLLPGTWADPEETQVLQLLQTILFTNVSSAEVFGVTLLGDVPIYALDPADRSLRFHWPWSRQAATEGDMGKIKSHLKVALRNMVRYVHEVAQKVQLDYPLVIQSRAGCVLHPNRTSWGFMDVGEGGRDLIAFEVERQRWEPRQMSSLAELISKSLNSKKAVTSLLEHLLSISCQSHILALCRYGRADLERQEMPVATVFARTPRPDQLLLVCHVTGFYPRPISVAWLRDGQEVPPGPTLNTSAILPNADLTYQLRSVLAVAPHDGHSYACRVRHRSLGTRSLLIPWENHSGAPTTSITIAVLLLVAAASAGGFWWWKRRKGDETTWETQEFMI encoded by the exons ATGCAGCCCCCTCACCTcgtcctcttcctctttctcacccttctcctccctgggaCGTGGGCAGACCCAGAGG AGACACAGGTTCTCCAGTTGCTCCAGACCATCCTCTTCACCAATGTCAGCTCCGCTGAGGTGTTCGGGGTGACTCTCCTGGGGGATGTGCCCATCTACGCGCTGGATCCTGCCGACCGGAGCCTCCGCTTCCACTGGCCGTGGTCCCGACAGGCTGCAACCGAGGGTGATATGGGGAAGATAAAGTCCCATTTAAAAGTCGCTCTGCGCAATATGGTCCGATACGTGCATGAAGTGGCGCAGAAGGTGCAACTGGACT ACCCATTGGTGATACAGAGCCGTGCGGGCTGTGTGCTGCACCCCAATAGGACAAGCTGGGGTTTCATGGATGTTGGGGAGGGTGGCAGAGACCTCATAGCTTTTGAGGTGGAGAGGCAGCGCTGGGAGCCCCGGCAGATGTCCTCGCTAGCAGAGCTGATCAGCAAGTCCCTCAACAGCAAAAAGGCAGTCACGAgtctcctggagcacctcctctccatctcctgccaGAGCCACATCCTCGCCCTGTGCAGGTACGGGAGGGCTGATCTGGAAAGACaag AGATGCCCGTGGCCACGGTCTTCGCCCGCACGCCCAGACCAGACCAGCTCCTGCTGGTTTGCCATGTCACCGGCTTCTACCCGCGACCCATCAGCGTGGCATGGCTGCGGGACGGCCAGGAGGTGCCACCAGGCCCGACGCTCAACACCAGCGCCATCCTGCCCAACGCCGACCTCACCTACCAGCTCCGCAGCGTCCTGGCCGTGGCCCCCCATGATGGGCACAGCTACGCCTGCCGCGTGCGGCACCGCAGCCTGGGCACGCGCAGCCTCCTCATCCCTTGGG AAAACCACAGTGGAGCTCCAACCACCAGCATCACCATCGCAGTGCTGCTTCTtgtggctgcagcctctgctgggggATTTTGGTGGTGGAAGCGCAG AAAAGGTGATGAGACCACATGGGAGACCCAGGAATTCATGATTTGA
- the LOC134521533 gene encoding antigen-presenting glycoprotein CD1d-like — MTLPLPELHRQSSPGEKKVVTASVAPSSSCFIRSCTPAAGTMQPPRRLLLLLLFLLLLPAMWADPEGSYKLHLFQTSIFHNTSFVDISAWGTLEDIVFVTLEKYTWNILYLYPWVYPSLPAVEWENLENLFRTYVHNFPLSLSSDARMFQAPYPFVFQCTAGCDLYPNGSYTKFYHVAYNAHNFLSFNADKSRWERQQESELAAQVEGQFNNFTVFSDTLQHLLNVTCIDHMKKFIEYGKASLERQEMPVATVFARTPRPDQLLLVCHVTGFYPRPISVAWLRDGQEVPSGPTLNTSAILPNADLTYQLRSVLAVAPRDGHSYACRVRHRSLGTHSLLIPWGSSKVALSVGITIVVLLAIAAALAGAIWHYRRRS, encoded by the exons ATGACACTGCCACTGCCAGAgctgcacaggcagagcagccctggggagaagaaaGTGGTCACAGCTTCCGTggccccttcctcctcttgcttCATTCGCTCCTGCACACCTGCTGCCGGCACCATGCAGCCTcctcgccgcctcctcctcctcctcctctttctcctgcttcttcctgcGATGTGGGCAGATCCAGAGG GCTCTTATAAACTCCACCTTTTCCAAACCTCCATCTTCCACAACACCAGCTTTGTGGACATTTCGGCCTGGGGCACCCTGGAGGACATTGTCTTTGTTACCCTGGAGAAATACACCTGGAACATCCTCTACCTATACCCATGGGTTtacccatccctgcctgcagtaGAGTGGGAGAACCTCGAAAACCTGTTCAGGACCTATGTGCACAActtccctctgtccctgtccAGTGACGCCAGGATGTTCCAGGCACCCT ACCCCTTTGTGTTCCAGTGCACGGCCGGCTGCGACTTGTATCCCAATGGCTCCTATACCAAATTCTACCATGTCGCCTACAACGCCCATAACTTCCTCAGCTTCAATGCAGATAAGAGCCGCTGGGAGAGACAGCAGGAGAGCGAGCTGGCGGCACAAGTTGAGGGGCAGTTCAACAACTTCACCGTCTTCTCTGACACCCTGCAGCACCTTCTCAATGTCACCTGTATTGACCACATGAAGAAATTCATCGAGTATGggaaggcatctctggagagACAAG AGATGCCCGTGGCCACGGTCTTCGCGCGCACGCCCAGACCAGACCAGCTCCTGCTGGTTTGCCATGTCACCGGCTTCTACCCGCGACCCATCAGCGTGGCCTGGCTGCGGGACGGCCAGGAGGTGCCATCAGGCCCGACGCTCAACACCAGCGCCATCCTGCCCAACGCCGACCTCACCTACCAGCTCCGCAGCGTCCTGGCCGTGGCCCCCCGTGATGGGCACAGCTACGCCTGCCGCGTGCGGCACCGCAGCCTGGGCACGCACAGCCTCCTCATCCCTTGGG gcAGCTCCAAGGTAGCTCTCAGTGTCGGCATCACCATTGTGGTCCTGCTGGCCATTGCTGCAGCCCTCGCTGGGGCCATCTGGCACTACAGGCGCAG gagctga
- the LOC134521671 gene encoding T-cell surface glycoprotein CD1b-3-like isoform X1, whose protein sequence is MQPPHLVLFLFLTLLLPGTWADPEAETQVLQLLQTILFTNVSSAEVFGVTLLGDVPIYALDPADRSLRFHWPWSRQAATEGDMGKIKSHLKVALRNMVRYVHEVAQKVQLDYPLVIQSRAGCVLHPNRTSWGFMDVGEGGRDLIAFEVERQRWEPRQMSSLAELISKSLNSKKAVTSLLEHLLSISCQSHILALCRYGRADLERQEMPVATVFARTPRPDQLLLVCHVTGFYPRPISVAWLRDGQEVPPGPTLNTSAILPNADLTYQLRSVLAVAPHDGHSYACRVRHRSLGTRSLLIPWENHSGAPTTSITIAVLLLVAAASAGGFWWWKRRKGDETTWETQEFMI, encoded by the exons ATGCAGCCCCCTCACCTcgtcctcttcctctttctcacccttctcctccctgggaCGTGGGCAGACCCAGAGG CAGAGACACAGGTTCTCCAGTTGCTCCAGACCATCCTCTTCACCAATGTCAGCTCCGCTGAGGTGTTCGGGGTGACTCTCCTGGGGGATGTGCCCATCTACGCGCTGGATCCTGCCGACCGGAGCCTCCGCTTCCACTGGCCGTGGTCCCGACAGGCTGCAACCGAGGGTGATATGGGGAAGATAAAGTCCCATTTAAAAGTCGCTCTGCGCAATATGGTCCGATACGTGCATGAAGTGGCGCAGAAGGTGCAACTGGACT ACCCATTGGTGATACAGAGCCGTGCGGGCTGTGTGCTGCACCCCAATAGGACAAGCTGGGGTTTCATGGATGTTGGGGAGGGTGGCAGAGACCTCATAGCTTTTGAGGTGGAGAGGCAGCGCTGGGAGCCCCGGCAGATGTCCTCGCTAGCAGAGCTGATCAGCAAGTCCCTCAACAGCAAAAAGGCAGTCACGAgtctcctggagcacctcctctccatctcctgccaGAGCCACATCCTCGCCCTGTGCAGGTACGGGAGGGCTGATCTGGAAAGACaag AGATGCCCGTGGCCACGGTCTTCGCCCGCACGCCCAGACCAGACCAGCTCCTGCTGGTTTGCCATGTCACCGGCTTCTACCCGCGACCCATCAGCGTGGCATGGCTGCGGGACGGCCAGGAGGTGCCACCAGGCCCGACGCTCAACACCAGCGCCATCCTGCCCAACGCCGACCTCACCTACCAGCTCCGCAGCGTCCTGGCCGTGGCCCCCCATGATGGGCACAGCTACGCCTGCCGCGTGCGGCACCGCAGCCTGGGCACGCGCAGCCTCCTCATCCCTTGGG AAAACCACAGTGGAGCTCCAACCACCAGCATCACCATCGCAGTGCTGCTTCTtgtggctgcagcctctgctgggggATTTTGGTGGTGGAAGCGCAG AAAAGGTGATGAGACCACATGGGAGACCCAGGAATTCATGATTTGA
- the LOC134521550 gene encoding antigen-presenting glycoprotein CD1d-like, with amino-acid sequence MQPPHRCLLLLLLYLLLLSGTWADLEGTFTVRLLQTSTFQNTSFVDTEGLGLLEDIELGSIDKHTWTIRFHQPWVRPALPRSDWDTIQNMIRIYLQKFNHLVNEGAMQKGVPYPFVAQCVAGCVLYPNRTSRAFAYVGYNGQDFLSFNTDNVTWLLSQDTNLSRYVQAVLQNYTAFTEMVEVLFNDTCVDDMEVLLAHGKAALERQEMPVPTVFARTPRPDQLLLVCHVTGFYPRPISVAWLRDGQEVPPGPTLNTSAILPNADLTYQLRSVLAVAPRDGHSYACRVRHSSLGTRSLLIPWGNSEVVLIAGLGAGLLAAVAAITALWVWRRRKHQQMEESESRNSILSKEA; translated from the exons ATGCAGCCCCCTcaccgctgcctcctcctccttctgctctacctcctcctcctctctgggaCATGGGCAGACCTGGAGG GAACCTTCACTGTCCGCCTGCTCCAAACCTCCACCTTCCAAAACACCTCCTTCGTGGACACagaagggctggggctgctggaggacaTCGAGCTTGGTTCTATTGATAAGCACACCTGGACCATCCGCTTCCACCAGCCCTGGGtgcgcccagccctgccccgcagTGACTGGGACACCATTCAGAACATGATCAGGATCTATTTGCAGAAGTTCAACCACCTGGTCAATGAAGGTGCCATGCAGAAGGGTGTGCCCT acCCTTTCGTGGCCCAATGCGTGGCGGGCTGTGTGCTCTACCCCAACAGGACCTCCCGGGCCTTCGCCTATGTGGGCTACAATGGCCAGGACTTCCTCAGCTTCAACACGGACAATGTTACATGGCTGCTGTCCCAAGACACCAACCTGTCGCGCTACGTCCAGGCTGTTCTCCAGAACTATACTGCCTTTACTGAGATGGTGGAAGTCCTCTTCAACGATACCTGTGTTGACGACATGGAGGTGTTACTGGCCCATGGGAAGGCAGCTCTGGAGAGACAAG AGATGCCCGTGCCCACGGTCTTCGCCCGCACACCCAGACCAGACCAGCTCCTGCTGGTTTGCCATGTCACCGGCTTCTACCCGCGACCCATCAGCGTGGCCTGGCTGCGGGACGGCCAGGAGGTGCCACCAGGCCCGACGCTCAACACCAGCGCCATCCTGCCCAATGCCGACCTCACCTACCAGCTCCGCAGCGTCCTGGCCGTGGCCCCCCGTGATGGGCACAGCTACGCCTGCCGCGTGCGGCACAGCAGCCTGGGCACGCGCAGCCTCCTCATCCCTTGGG GGAACTCGGAGGTGGTGCTGATCGCAGGGCTcggggccgggctgctggcagctgtggctgctATCACAGCGCTTTGGGTGTGGAGACGCAG AAAGCACCAGCAGATGGAGGAATCGGAGTCCAGGAACTCCATCCTGAGCAAAGAAGCTTAG
- the LOC134521671 gene encoding uncharacterized protein LOC134521671 isoform X3, with protein sequence MQPPHLVLFLFLTLLLPGTWADPEAETQVLQLLQTILFTNVSSAEVFGVTLLGDVPIYALDPADRSLRFHWPWSRQAATEGDMGKIKSHLKVALRNMVRYVHEVAQKVQLDSKRQSRVSWSTSSPSPARATSSPCAGTGGLIWKDKRCPWPRSSPARPDQTSSCWFAMSPASTRDPSAWHGCGTARRCHQARRSTPAPSCPTPTSPTSSAASWPWPPMMGTATPAACGTAAWARAASSSLGKTTVELQPPASPSQCCFLWLQPLLGDFGGGSAEKVMRPHGRPRNS encoded by the exons ATGCAGCCCCCTCACCTcgtcctcttcctctttctcacccttctcctccctgggaCGTGGGCAGACCCAGAGG CAGAGACACAGGTTCTCCAGTTGCTCCAGACCATCCTCTTCACCAATGTCAGCTCCGCTGAGGTGTTCGGGGTGACTCTCCTGGGGGATGTGCCCATCTACGCGCTGGATCCTGCCGACCGGAGCCTCCGCTTCCACTGGCCGTGGTCCCGACAGGCTGCAACCGAGGGTGATATGGGGAAGATAAAGTCCCATTTAAAAGTCGCTCTGCGCAATATGGTCCGATACGTGCATGAAGTGGCGCAGAAGGTGCAACTGGACT CAAAAAGGCAGTCACGAgtctcctggagcacctcctctccatctcctgccaGAGCCACATCCTCGCCCTGTGCAGGTACGGGAGGGCTGATCTGGAAAGACaag AGATGCCCGTGGCCACGGTCTTCGCCCGCACGCCCAGACCAGACCAGCTCCTGCTGGTTTGCCATGTCACCGGCTTCTACCCGCGACCCATCAGCGTGGCATGGCTGCGGGACGGCCAGGAGGTGCCACCAGGCCCGACGCTCAACACCAGCGCCATCCTGCCCAACGCCGACCTCACCTACCAGCTCCGCAGCGTCCTGGCCGTGGCCCCCCATGATGGGCACAGCTACGCCTGCCGCGTGCGGCACCGCAGCCTGGGCACGCGCAGCCTCCTCATCCCTTGGG AAAACCACAGTGGAGCTCCAACCACCAGCATCACCATCGCAGTGCTGCTTCTtgtggctgcagcctctgctgggggATTTTGGTGGTGGAAGCGCAG AAAAGGTGATGAGACCACATGGGAGACCCAGGAATTCATGA